A single Acidobacteriota bacterium DNA region contains:
- a CDS encoding thermonuclease family protein, translating into MLQFKQRQFETEELPPRWNIGVDRRHLLAYVGLAVIAGFAGGFLAARYTTRKEASALPPISETRPPARQAGADTPSGFHRVTRIVRADTIDVESVGPVRMIGIETPDGKSPREIYGVHGQRALSFVEKTLLSQEVRLEFDATDGRTKDDSGQTLAYVYTRDGTLINGEMVKQGLALVRSEQFKLANDFRGYEREAMQSMRGVWGSSSSSASALASATTTTTSPQPSAEDKPKKLSPLPPSAFGVNIPALSGSTSTPGEPSVWVSPGDKMYHKSGCEFLDKKKRSVGLSQAKSEGYTSCSRCYASTVLKAP; encoded by the coding sequence ATGTTACAGTTTAAGCAGCGACAATTTGAAACGGAAGAACTGCCTCCGAGATGGAACATCGGAGTCGATCGCCGCCATCTCCTAGCTTATGTCGGGCTGGCCGTGATAGCGGGCTTCGCCGGAGGCTTTCTAGCCGCGAGATACACAACTCGCAAAGAAGCCTCTGCGCTGCCTCCCATTAGCGAAACTCGGCCGCCGGCGCGCCAGGCCGGCGCCGATACTCCGAGCGGGTTCCACCGCGTCACGCGCATTGTCCGAGCCGACACAATCGACGTAGAGAGCGTCGGTCCTGTTCGGATGATTGGCATCGAAACACCCGACGGCAAATCGCCCCGCGAGATATATGGCGTCCACGGACAGCGGGCCTTGAGTTTCGTCGAGAAGACTCTGCTCTCACAGGAAGTGCGGCTTGAATTCGACGCGACAGATGGCCGCACCAAGGACGACTCGGGACAGACGTTGGCGTACGTGTACACGCGCGATGGCACGCTCATCAATGGCGAGATGGTGAAACAGGGCCTCGCACTGGTGCGATCCGAGCAGTTCAAGTTGGCCAACGACTTTCGCGGTTACGAGCGTGAAGCAATGCAGTCGATGCGAGGTGTGTGGGGTTCTTCCTCGTCGTCCGCGTCGGCGCTCGCTTCCGCTACGACAACCACTACTTCACCGCAGCCATCGGCCGAAGACAAGCCGAAGAAGCTCTCTCCGCTCCCTCCGTCCGCTTTCGGCGTCAACATCCCGGCTCTCTCGGGATCGACGAGCACTCCGGGGGAACCCAGCGTGTGGGTGTCGCCTGGCGACAAGATGTATCACAAATCGGGGTGTGAGTTTCTGGATAAGAAGAAGCGTTCGGTCGGGCTGTCTCAGGCGAAGTCTGAAGGGTACACTTCGTGCAGTCGCTGCTATGCCTCAACCGTTCTCAAGGCGCCTTAA
- a CDS encoding D-alanyl-D-alanine carboxypeptidase family protein, producing MDRRSVAVCTTVTLSLLAFVDASAARPSNKSSRAAVRSPALNHTRSLESKTPAARRARSCAPCSAELARNRKARALAKRGKNAKNLPCHPKNYVDPKIAKNYKAALRDMKRAGIKPKITSVWRSSEDQAQLRRCSLSTRCRRANPGLYRALPAGKSMHEAGFAVDMAGIAAGPRGAKRLTPKGLRIVGIMRKNGFNWRYGLADPAHFEANPRKHGYRTVQQAITRTQTTCQIKLVKTRAHKKPANKVAVNRAQSPAKRRLQAEATAIKDTTSRGKSQSVAHMTRGNATS from the coding sequence ATGGACAGACGATCGGTTGCTGTCTGTACGACAGTCACGCTTTCACTTCTGGCGTTTGTAGATGCATCTGCTGCACGCCCGTCAAACAAGTCATCACGCGCGGCTGTCAGGTCGCCAGCTCTTAACCACACGCGATCGCTCGAATCAAAAACTCCCGCGGCGCGTCGTGCGCGAAGCTGTGCTCCTTGCTCCGCGGAGCTTGCCAGGAACCGAAAGGCTCGCGCGCTCGCCAAGCGCGGCAAGAACGCAAAGAACCTTCCGTGTCATCCGAAGAACTACGTCGATCCGAAAATCGCCAAGAACTACAAAGCCGCGCTGCGTGACATGAAACGCGCCGGTATTAAGCCGAAAATAACAAGCGTGTGGCGTTCATCAGAGGATCAGGCACAACTCCGCCGATGCTCGCTGAGCACGCGCTGCCGGCGGGCGAACCCCGGGCTCTATCGCGCGTTGCCCGCCGGAAAATCCATGCACGAAGCTGGCTTCGCCGTCGACATGGCCGGCATCGCCGCCGGGCCTCGCGGCGCAAAACGGCTCACGCCGAAGGGCCTTCGCATTGTTGGCATAATGCGCAAGAACGGATTTAACTGGCGCTACGGGTTGGCGGATCCGGCGCACTTTGAAGCCAACCCGCGAAAGCACGGCTATCGCACGGTGCAGCAAGCGATCACCCGAACTCAGACAACGTGCCAGATAAAGCTCGTGAAGACCAGGGCGCACAAGAAGCCGGCAAACAAAGTCGCGGTTAACCGCGCTCAAAGTCCCGCGAAACGGCGGTTGCAAGCCGAGGCGACGGCAATTAAAGACACGACTTCACGCGGGAAGAGTCAGAGCGTAGCCCACATGACTCGCGGCAACGCGACGAGCTAG